A genomic stretch from Ovis canadensis isolate MfBH-ARS-UI-01 breed Bighorn chromosome 5, ARS-UI_OviCan_v2, whole genome shotgun sequence includes:
- the LOC138441703 gene encoding olfactory receptor 7A17-like, with translation MEPGNQTRVSEFILLGLSEEVLLQPLLFWLFLFMYLVTFIGNLLIILAIITDSHLHTPMYFFLFNLSFSDICFTSTTIPKMLWNIQTQNQVITYEGCIVQMYFFTLFGMLDNILLTVMAYDRFAAICHPLQYMIIMKSEFCDLLLLTSWLVSVLDSLLHALMILRLSFCTKLEIHHFFCEIYEVVHLACSDTFLNDLMIYFASGVLVIVPLTGILFSYSKIVSSILKISSTRGKYKAFSTCVSHLSTVSLFYGTSLGVYLSCASTQNSRATSIASVMYTVVTPMLNPFIYSLKNKDIKQALKTLFSRETFSV, from the coding sequence ATGGAACCAGGAAACCAAACTCGTGTTTCAGAGTTTATCCTCCTGGGACTCTCAGAAGAGGTATTATTGCAGCCTCTCCTCTTTTGGCTCTTCCTGTTCATGTACCTGGTCACCTTCATTGGGAACCTTCTCATCATCCTGGCCATTATCACTGACTCCCACCTCCACACACccatgtatttctttctcttcaaccTATCTTTTTCAGACATCTGTTTCACCTCTACCACCATCCCAAAGATGCTGTGGAACATCCAGACTCAGAATCAAGTTATCACCTATGAAGGCTGCATCGTACAGATGTATTTTTTCACGCTTTTTGGGATGTTAGACAACATTCTCTTGACTGTGATGGCTTATGACCGGTTTGCAGCCATCTGTCACCCATTGCAGTACATGATCATCATGAAATCTGAGTTTTGTGACCTCTTGCTTCTGACATCCTGGTTAGTGAGTGTCCTCGACTCTCTGTTACATGCTTTAATGATTTTGCGACTCTCTTTTTGCACAAAATTGGAAATTCACCATTTTTTTTGCGAAATTTATGAGGTTGTTCATCTTGCTTGTTCTGATACTTTCCTCAATGACCTGATGATATATTTTGCAAGTGGAGTTCTGGTTATTGTTCCACTCACTGGTATCCTTTTTTCTTACTCTAAGATTGTATCctctattttgaaaatttcatcCACAAGGGGCAAGTATAAAGCATTTTCCACATGTGTGTCTCACCTCTCAACTGTCTCCTTGTTCTATGGTACAAGCCTTGGGGTGTATCTTAGCTGTGCTAGCACACAAAACTCCAGGGCAACTTCAATAGCCTCAGTGATGTACACTGTGGTCACACCCATGTTGAACCCTTTTATCTACAGtcttaaaaacaaagacataaagCAAGCCCTTAAAACACTCTTCAGTAGAGAAACATTCTCGGTATAA